A genome region from Fervidobacterium changbaicum includes the following:
- the tgt gene encoding tRNA guanosine(34) transglycosylase Tgt, with protein MGSLRFEVLKTVGNARRGRIHLPHGVVETPTFMPVGTNANVKLVTPHILKENNVQIILSNAFHLYLKPGLDVIREFGGLHNFMNWDRPILTDSGGFQVFSLKKGQKITDDGVWIMSPTDGSKHYITPELSMEIQATLGSDIVMAFDYCADPKDGYEEAKRSVKLTTKWAKRSLEHLRRISHQAIFGIIQGAVYEDLREMSLREITELDFDGFAIGGLSVGEPREVTLKMVEFVGPKMPENKPRYFMGGGSPDLLVDLVANGVDMFDSVFPTRVARHGLAVTWNGKFNIRSARYKYDKTPIDENCTCYTCRNFSKGYIRHLFDREEVLGQILLTIHDVHFMMEFGEKMRESIENGTFFEFREKVKKAYEKQSS; from the coding sequence ATGGGTTCACTAAGATTTGAAGTTTTAAAAACTGTTGGAAATGCAAGACGGGGAAGAATACACCTTCCGCATGGTGTTGTTGAAACTCCTACGTTCATGCCGGTTGGTACTAATGCGAATGTAAAGTTGGTCACTCCGCATATTTTGAAAGAAAACAATGTTCAGATAATTCTTTCAAACGCGTTTCATTTGTACCTCAAGCCGGGCTTGGATGTTATCCGCGAGTTTGGTGGGCTGCACAACTTCATGAATTGGGATAGACCTATTCTGACCGATAGTGGAGGATTCCAGGTCTTTAGCCTTAAGAAAGGTCAGAAGATCACAGATGATGGCGTGTGGATTATGTCTCCCACAGACGGGTCAAAACATTACATTACGCCGGAGTTGTCTATGGAAATACAGGCAACACTCGGCTCAGATATCGTTATGGCATTCGATTACTGCGCCGATCCCAAGGACGGGTATGAAGAAGCAAAAAGGTCTGTGAAGCTCACAACGAAATGGGCAAAGCGGAGTTTAGAACATTTAAGAAGAATTTCTCACCAGGCGATCTTTGGCATAATACAAGGCGCAGTATACGAAGACCTCAGAGAAATGAGTTTAAGAGAAATCACCGAATTGGATTTTGATGGATTCGCCATCGGTGGGCTAAGTGTTGGCGAACCACGAGAGGTTACTTTGAAAATGGTTGAGTTCGTAGGTCCAAAGATGCCTGAAAACAAACCAAGGTACTTCATGGGCGGTGGTTCACCCGATTTGTTGGTAGATCTGGTCGCAAATGGTGTTGATATGTTTGATAGCGTTTTCCCAACACGTGTTGCAAGACATGGGCTTGCAGTTACGTGGAATGGAAAATTCAACATCCGCTCAGCAAGGTACAAATATGATAAGACACCGATTGATGAAAATTGCACGTGCTACACTTGTCGCAATTTTTCAAAGGGCTACATAAGACACCTCTTTGATAGGGAAGAGGTACTCGGGCAGATACTATTAACCATTCACGACGTACACTTCATGATGGAATTCGGTGAGAAGATGCGCGAAAGCATAGAAAATGGTACCTTTTTTGAATTCAGAGAGAAGGTGAAAAAAGCGTATGAAAAGCAATCTTCGTAA
- a CDS encoding cyclodeaminase/cyclohydrolase family protein, which yields MMMDIRKLSVEDLCNKVKEKTPVPGGGAVGAVVAALGASLNSMVANLTLGKKKYENYEGLMQEVLENMELVVERTLRLASEDVEAFNKVMEAYKLPKEDPEKEKKLQEALKKAVETPFELVECARDILKYSEIVAKWGNQNAVSDAFSAAELARAACKIGEYNVMINLKSITDEEFKNKILDEMYEVMGEAKVYYERIQELVKENGFTKI from the coding sequence ATGATGATGGATATTAGAAAATTATCTGTTGAGGACCTTTGTAATAAAGTGAAAGAAAAAACACCGGTTCCAGGCGGAGGAGCCGTTGGTGCTGTCGTTGCCGCACTCGGTGCATCGCTGAACTCGATGGTTGCAAATCTCACGCTCGGAAAGAAAAAATACGAAAATTACGAAGGACTCATGCAAGAAGTGTTAGAAAATATGGAACTTGTTGTAGAAAGAACACTCAGGTTAGCTTCCGAAGATGTCGAAGCGTTCAATAAGGTTATGGAAGCTTACAAACTGCCAAAGGAAGATCCCGAGAAGGAGAAAAAGCTTCAGGAGGCACTTAAAAAAGCTGTTGAAACGCCTTTCGAACTTGTTGAATGTGCGAGAGATATACTCAAATACAGTGAAATTGTTGCAAAGTGGGGTAATCAGAACGCAGTATCTGATGCTTTCAGCGCCGCAGAATTGGCAAGAGCCGCTTGTAAGATAGGAGAATATAACGTTATGATTAACCTCAAGTCGATAACCGACGAAGAATTCAAAAATAAAATTTTGGATGAAATGTACGAAGTTATGGGAGAAGCAAAAGTCTACTACGAAAGAATACAGGAGTTGGTAAAAGAAAATGGGTTCACTAAGATTTGA
- a CDS encoding MATE family efflux transporter: MARVEVLNQRIEYSIFQLAWPLIISNSLQTIYNIVDSYFLGKLGPIQFSAATVTWPVIFTFISLAMGFANAGIALVSQNAGKRDTLAMKKSAGQLYLVTIVTGVVSTILGLAFTKPIVYGIVGPKNPQIIPYAISYYVVDMIGLPLVFVINSTTSVMRAIGDSQFGMRMTFYMNVINMIFDPLLIFGIGPFPKLGVAGAAWATNLGRFVAAAISIQHAFSERAVLKVQKHDFKPDWKMISIILKLGLPSAIGLSVTSAGFAVIMKYVAMFGPAVISAYGIGNRVTNLVSMVSFGLAGAVSTMVGQFIGARRYEDAERTVKTAFFWNVVIVGILSVLTFVYAKQVTKFFINDPEVIQMGDIFFKYISFSLPIFTSYMIYNNALIGAGKTVLSMIGDILRLWGIRIPIIAVLATTMGFKGIFIGMIISNLIVFFITYAFFKFSNWKKAIV, encoded by the coding sequence GTGGCTAGAGTTGAAGTACTAAATCAAAGAATCGAATACTCGATTTTTCAACTGGCTTGGCCGTTGATAATTTCTAACTCACTTCAAACAATCTACAACATCGTAGACTCTTACTTCCTTGGTAAGCTTGGGCCAATCCAATTTTCCGCTGCGACCGTTACCTGGCCGGTGATTTTCACATTTATTTCCCTTGCGATGGGCTTTGCAAATGCTGGTATAGCCCTCGTATCCCAAAACGCCGGTAAGAGAGATACCTTAGCCATGAAAAAATCTGCTGGTCAGCTGTATTTAGTAACAATCGTCACAGGTGTTGTTTCAACTATTCTGGGACTTGCTTTTACAAAACCCATCGTATATGGAATAGTCGGTCCAAAGAACCCGCAAATAATACCATATGCGATTAGTTACTATGTTGTAGACATGATAGGTCTTCCACTTGTTTTTGTTATCAACTCCACGACCTCCGTGATGCGGGCCATAGGTGATTCGCAATTTGGAATGCGAATGACATTTTACATGAACGTAATTAACATGATTTTCGACCCTCTGTTGATCTTCGGAATAGGTCCTTTTCCAAAGCTTGGTGTTGCGGGAGCCGCATGGGCCACAAACTTGGGAAGGTTCGTGGCTGCAGCGATTAGTATCCAACACGCCTTTTCAGAAAGAGCTGTACTAAAAGTCCAAAAGCATGATTTCAAGCCTGACTGGAAGATGATATCTATAATCTTGAAACTTGGGCTTCCCAGCGCAATAGGTTTGTCTGTAACATCGGCAGGTTTTGCAGTCATCATGAAGTACGTAGCGATGTTCGGACCTGCGGTGATCAGTGCGTATGGTATTGGCAACAGAGTGACAAACCTTGTCTCCATGGTTTCTTTTGGTTTGGCGGGGGCAGTCTCGACAATGGTTGGTCAGTTCATCGGGGCAAGAAGGTACGAAGATGCGGAAAGGACGGTGAAAACTGCATTTTTCTGGAATGTAGTTATTGTTGGTATTCTCTCGGTACTTACGTTTGTATACGCAAAACAGGTCACAAAATTCTTCATCAACGACCCGGAAGTTATACAAATGGGGGACATATTCTTCAAGTACATTTCGTTCTCATTGCCCATATTCACGTCCTACATGATTTACAATAACGCACTTATAGGTGCTGGAAAGACTGTGCTTTCAATGATTGGAGATATACTGAGGTTATGGGGTATAAGGATTCCAATAATCGCAGTACTTGCAACAACTATGGGGTTTAAAGGGATTTTTATAGGTATGATAATCAGTAACTTGATCGTCTTCTTCATTACTTACGCATTCTTCAAATTCTCAAATTGGAAAAAAGCGATCGTATGA
- a CDS encoding HAD family hydrolase, whose amino-acid sequence MDTTPVRYIFLDYDGTIIENAEGEFLKEYFSLLSKKSGIEFNQLFQLVMSSVEESIRNMQPNESLFEKFSKAISSKSEKPKEYWQNLFYDFYENEFDELSKIVKPNIELIELIKKTNKKVIFASNPLFPKIATHKRIQFAGLEPDMFFYIAHMENSTYAKPNPLFFQEILNKLNISPNECVMIGDSEFDMSSEKAGIKFVHIDEVEKWKPIF is encoded by the coding sequence ATGGATACTACACCAGTTAGATACATTTTTTTGGACTACGACGGGACGATAATTGAAAACGCGGAAGGAGAATTTCTAAAAGAGTACTTCTCGTTGCTTTCGAAGAAATCGGGTATTGAATTTAACCAACTGTTCCAGCTTGTAATGTCTTCAGTGGAAGAGAGTATAAGAAACATGCAACCGAACGAAAGCCTTTTTGAAAAGTTCAGCAAAGCGATTTCAAGCAAGTCAGAAAAACCCAAAGAATACTGGCAGAATCTATTCTACGATTTCTATGAAAATGAATTCGACGAACTCTCAAAGATAGTGAAACCAAACATCGAATTAATAGAATTAATTAAAAAAACCAACAAAAAGGTTATCTTTGCATCAAACCCTCTCTTTCCCAAAATTGCAACTCACAAGCGGATACAGTTTGCTGGTTTAGAACCCGACATGTTCTTTTATATCGCCCACATGGAAAACAGCACGTACGCTAAACCGAATCCCTTGTTTTTCCAAGAAATTCTCAACAAACTGAACATTTCACCAAATGAATGCGTAATGATAGGTGACTCGGAATTTGACATGTCCTCAGAAAAAGCTGGCATTAAATTTGTACACATCGACGAAGTGGAAAAATGGAAACCCATATTTTAA
- a CDS encoding DUF2922 domain-containing protein, with amino-acid sequence MKRLTLMFRKSDGTRMRTYRLNIPEPVDSINPTELTQDMQQLKQLGVVPDGFEPDEARLTETNVEILVNLIE; translated from the coding sequence ATGAAAAGACTCACACTGATGTTTAGGAAAAGCGATGGAACAAGAATGCGAACTTATAGGTTGAACATTCCAGAACCTGTTGATTCTATCAATCCAACAGAATTGACACAAGATATGCAACAGCTCAAACAGCTCGGTGTTGTACCCGATGGGTTCGAACCAGACGAAGCAAGATTAACAGAAACAAACGTCGAAATCCTTGTTAATCTGATCGAATAA
- a CDS encoding 6-phosphofructokinase, whose product MKALYAQSGGVTSVINASAYGVIDEARRNGLEIYVGINGVTGVLKEKFLDATELDIEFLRYTPAGAFGSCRKKLKSESDIEKLFEIFRKNDIRYFFYNGGNDSMDTAWRLQMEAQKRGYELKVVGVPKTIDNDLPHTDHCPGYGSAAKYIAIAMMEAALDLRSMYVDSTQVFVMEIMGRHAGWLAAAAALGWVNGIGADIVLLPEEPFNKDEFIAAVDNVVSKKGHCAIAVAEGLKYPDGFFVSDMGFTDSFGNRQLGGVGFTIAGMVRSELGLKTHVAIPDYLQRSGRHIASATDVQEAEMCGRMAVRYALEDNYGVMVTMERVSDDPYEIRYSSVPLNLVAEQTKMLPKDYFDKFAVTEKFFRYALPLIQGEFYPPFKNGLPDYKLLDLK is encoded by the coding sequence ATGAAGGCGTTGTACGCACAGTCGGGTGGAGTTACGAGCGTTATAAACGCGAGCGCGTACGGAGTTATCGATGAGGCAAGAAGGAACGGCTTGGAAATATACGTCGGCATCAACGGTGTTACAGGAGTTTTGAAAGAGAAGTTTTTAGATGCAACTGAGCTTGACATAGAATTTCTGAGGTATACTCCTGCAGGTGCGTTTGGGTCGTGCAGGAAAAAGCTGAAAAGCGAATCTGACATAGAGAAACTCTTCGAGATTTTTAGGAAAAACGATATTAGATATTTCTTCTACAATGGTGGTAACGATTCTATGGATACAGCTTGGAGGTTACAAATGGAAGCACAAAAAAGGGGATATGAACTGAAAGTTGTCGGTGTGCCCAAAACAATTGACAACGACTTGCCCCACACCGACCATTGTCCAGGGTACGGTTCGGCTGCGAAATACATAGCGATAGCAATGATGGAAGCAGCTCTTGATTTGCGAAGTATGTACGTGGACTCGACACAAGTCTTTGTTATGGAAATCATGGGAAGACATGCAGGTTGGCTTGCTGCAGCGGCAGCTCTTGGCTGGGTGAATGGTATAGGCGCAGATATTGTCCTACTTCCGGAAGAACCTTTCAATAAGGATGAGTTTATCGCTGCGGTTGATAATGTCGTTTCGAAAAAGGGGCACTGCGCAATCGCAGTTGCCGAAGGTTTGAAGTATCCCGATGGTTTCTTTGTCTCGGATATGGGATTCACCGACAGTTTTGGTAACCGACAGCTTGGTGGTGTCGGATTTACTATCGCTGGAATGGTGAGGTCCGAGCTTGGTTTGAAAACGCATGTTGCAATTCCGGACTATCTGCAAAGAAGCGGCAGGCATATAGCAAGTGCCACTGATGTCCAGGAAGCTGAGATGTGCGGAAGGATGGCAGTGAGGTATGCACTTGAGGATAACTACGGTGTTATGGTCACAATGGAGCGCGTTTCGGATGATCCATACGAGATTAGGTATTCTTCCGTACCACTGAACTTAGTCGCTGAACAAACAAAGATGCTTCCGAAGGATTACTTTGACAAATTTGCGGTAACCGAGAAGTTCTTCAGATACGCCCTACCGTTGATCCAGGGAGAGTTCTATCCACCATTCAAGAACGGGTTGCCTGATTATAAATTGCTGGATTTGAAGTAA
- a CDS encoding glycoside hydrolase family 13 → MEGLRMMRRFLLVAFLIVFTLSFAAVQYKDGKVVFTFKSQAQVVYLAGSFNNWSPTAWPMKLIDGVWVYEVELKPGTYQYKYVIDGKTWKEDPEAPAYTDDGFGGKNGMFTLTPDGKILGQAESTQAQPTGKKYVLNEKRENTIFVDVDGYVIIRYYNKDAKQPYIAGSFNNWKADDTPLYFIEDGWWEAVLELKPGVYEYKFVVDGNWIPDPNAFAYTDDGFGGLNSVLEVAMESGKLVVRAPAGAVKEGKQEQVVKVEEKPAVVTTVKVTPGLSIVDGKVVFVVKKENAQEAYLAGTFNGWNPRAQKMQLVDGYWVTSLALQPGVHKYKYVFVIGGNDVWEEDLHAPGYEPDGFGGKNGVFNLVQKDGLLKIEGVEAQSGGLPVKGKYEFTYTLQTNATNYLVFSGATSKLTLTFTPNPDLSLSLTYGGAAISNALLRMKNDGLLVGFHYKKPWTLPVEGKDTGIVFSYEIAKDTSIVFGLGYESNKLPLIAGIEFGGIRLFGAKDYYTNNYSVVGEYSLQGAINVSLVGLYSLDNSYYFALGFDTELLGLSVDFDGSIIGMSGNVVLGKEKLAFSGSFDISSADLSGNVTYIADGYKVGLGYTYPTKVYLLFGLFDKEKGLNIKIENPDITDIMTNTIMISGYVNF, encoded by the coding sequence ATGGAAGGTTTGAGAATGATGAGGAGATTCTTATTGGTTGCATTTTTGATTGTTTTCACACTTTCGTTTGCTGCTGTTCAGTACAAAGATGGTAAGGTCGTATTCACATTCAAATCTCAAGCACAAGTTGTCTATCTTGCAGGCTCGTTTAACAATTGGAGTCCAACTGCATGGCCTATGAAATTAATTGACGGTGTTTGGGTGTACGAAGTCGAGTTGAAACCCGGTACTTATCAATACAAGTACGTTATTGACGGCAAGACTTGGAAAGAAGACCCAGAAGCTCCAGCATACACAGATGACGGATTCGGCGGGAAAAATGGAATGTTTACACTTACACCAGACGGCAAAATATTAGGGCAAGCGGAAAGTACACAAGCCCAACCAACTGGGAAGAAATATGTGTTGAACGAAAAGAGAGAGAACACAATTTTCGTTGATGTCGATGGTTACGTCATCATCCGCTACTACAACAAGGATGCAAAGCAGCCATATATCGCTGGTTCATTCAACAATTGGAAAGCTGATGACACACCGCTTTATTTCATCGAAGATGGCTGGTGGGAAGCGGTTTTGGAACTAAAGCCAGGGGTGTACGAATACAAGTTTGTTGTTGACGGTAACTGGATACCAGACCCGAATGCATTTGCGTACACAGATGACGGATTTGGCGGGTTGAACTCAGTTCTTGAAGTTGCTATGGAAAGTGGAAAGCTCGTTGTGAGAGCACCAGCCGGAGCGGTCAAGGAAGGAAAGCAAGAGCAAGTAGTTAAAGTAGAAGAAAAGCCAGCAGTAGTGACAACCGTGAAGGTAACTCCGGGACTTTCAATTGTCGATGGCAAGGTTGTGTTTGTTGTTAAGAAAGAGAACGCGCAGGAGGCTTACCTTGCCGGAACTTTCAACGGTTGGAATCCAAGGGCGCAGAAGATGCAACTTGTTGATGGTTATTGGGTGACTTCACTCGCTCTGCAACCGGGGGTTCACAAATATAAATACGTTTTTGTAATTGGTGGAAACGACGTTTGGGAAGAAGACCTGCACGCACCTGGGTATGAACCAGATGGCTTTGGTGGTAAGAACGGTGTTTTCAACCTAGTCCAAAAGGATGGGCTTCTAAAAATAGAGGGAGTAGAAGCACAAAGTGGGGGACTACCAGTAAAAGGGAAATACGAATTCACATACACACTTCAAACGAACGCAACAAATTACCTTGTTTTCTCTGGGGCAACAAGCAAGTTGACATTAACGTTCACCCCAAATCCAGACCTTTCCCTGTCATTGACATACGGTGGTGCAGCAATTTCCAACGCATTGCTGAGAATGAAAAACGATGGACTGCTTGTTGGTTTCCACTACAAAAAGCCTTGGACTTTGCCTGTTGAAGGAAAGGATACAGGAATAGTGTTTTCTTACGAAATTGCGAAAGACACCAGCATCGTCTTTGGCTTGGGATACGAAAGTAACAAATTGCCCTTGATAGCAGGTATTGAGTTCGGTGGTATTAGACTTTTCGGCGCGAAGGATTATTACACAAATAACTATTCAGTTGTTGGTGAATATTCTCTACAAGGTGCGATAAATGTCTCGCTCGTTGGACTTTACAGTTTGGACAACAGCTACTACTTCGCGCTTGGTTTCGATACCGAGCTCTTGGGGTTGTCTGTTGATTTCGATGGTTCGATAATCGGAATGAGTGGAAACGTTGTGCTTGGTAAAGAAAAATTGGCATTTTCTGGTTCTTTCGACATTTCAAGTGCGGACTTGAGTGGGAATGTTACGTACATTGCGGATGGTTACAAAGTTGGTTTGGGTTACACATATCCAACCAAGGTATACCTCTTGTTCGGACTGTTCGATAAGGAAAAAGGACTTAACATAAAGATAGAAAATCCAGATATTACAGACATAATGACAAATACAATAATGATTAGTGGGTATGTGAACTTCTAA
- a CDS encoding alpha-amylase family glycosyl hydrolase — MLRINKLSLLSFVVLIVLIIVLSLSACSSLKTAGKIQISINVNTPKPVETKDIKHGLNAYIDEVSSVELIVYDSANTEVLKQSVNKNKDISFSFELPRGGTYKFVVNGKRNDNSLVFTGEKTQTLQPGQSYTISIDTKFVNGYLAVFVDLDDELLVMYDVQELRALLKDSSGNVIKDENFQITPQATRLSISIDCYPRVYSVGISARLKDKATSEEWSNNLDETAVSVEIKPGLTSVLDGFRIFFDPAEGHPQITYKFGALAPTINGAIYNVDTNELTINWSYPSSIANAKFYVYLLDKNNNLSLWDITTSHSSTKELLGVDFWNVQKIGVRAVVNGKESKIEYIDKSNVNITSINVPLTSSTMYTLFIRSFYDSNGDGIGDFKGVSQKINYLKSLGVDTVWFLPFNKAKSYHGYDVEDYYDVEPDYGSFLDLENMIKELNQNGIRVVMDLVVNHTSDTHPWFLDAVENTTNSKYWNYYIMTLENRDGWNHWHWKINSKGQKVYYFGLFDLSMPDLNFDNPAVMEEIKRIIDFWITVGVDGFRLDAPKHYKGWDWDDGISGSAAIAREIESYIRSKLGNDAIVVGEVYDGNPSVLSQFAPMPAFNFTFMYGITGNHEGKDNLLGETISWVNGASYYLNVKHFPFIDNHDLNRWISILIDQKYSGNTQVGTKQYILTNALLLSLNGMPVIYYGNEIGLRGWKWGQDPWDLPVREPMQWYASQSGAGQTWWTKPVYQQKGITFGNANVDGAMYDDPNDGVSVEEQMNGYTINNFFKQFITLRKTYPALSKGSITIERDWKNLYVIKRVYGNQEVLVLINLDPTWPNNYTLPGGYRWVWYAFFNGSLFEFGNKNESPLSQDTNWTVNPRQVYVFVKD; from the coding sequence GTGCTCAGAATCAACAAGCTTAGCTTATTATCTTTTGTGGTATTGATTGTCTTAATTATTGTTCTTAGTCTTTCAGCATGTTCTTCTTTGAAAACGGCTGGCAAGATACAAATTTCGATAAATGTTAATACTCCCAAACCGGTAGAAACGAAGGACATAAAACATGGTCTTAATGCATACATCGACGAAGTATCGAGTGTCGAGTTGATTGTTTACGATTCGGCGAACACGGAAGTTCTTAAGCAGAGTGTGAACAAAAATAAAGATATATCATTTTCATTTGAATTACCAAGAGGTGGTACCTACAAATTCGTTGTAAATGGAAAACGAAACGACAACAGCTTGGTCTTTACAGGTGAAAAAACACAAACCCTCCAACCAGGGCAAAGTTACACAATTTCCATAGATACAAAATTTGTAAATGGTTATCTTGCAGTCTTTGTAGATTTAGATGATGAATTGTTGGTTATGTATGATGTTCAGGAATTAAGAGCTCTTCTAAAAGACAGCTCAGGTAATGTTATCAAAGATGAGAATTTCCAGATAACACCACAAGCTACAAGATTAAGTATCTCTATTGACTGCTATCCAAGAGTGTATTCTGTTGGTATTTCTGCAAGGCTGAAGGATAAGGCAACTTCAGAAGAATGGAGTAACAATTTGGACGAAACAGCTGTAAGTGTTGAAATAAAACCTGGACTTACAAGTGTTTTAGATGGATTTAGGATTTTCTTTGACCCAGCAGAAGGTCATCCGCAGATTACATACAAATTCGGGGCACTCGCTCCAACAATTAATGGTGCTATCTACAATGTTGATACGAACGAATTAACGATAAATTGGTCTTATCCTTCGTCGATAGCTAACGCGAAATTTTACGTTTATCTTTTGGATAAAAACAACAACCTTTCTCTTTGGGACATAACAACTTCACACTCAAGTACAAAAGAACTCCTTGGGGTAGATTTTTGGAATGTGCAAAAAATTGGTGTCCGTGCGGTTGTCAATGGAAAGGAAAGCAAGATAGAATACATTGACAAATCAAACGTCAATATCACGTCAATTAACGTACCATTGACATCTTCAACAATGTACACTCTTTTCATACGCTCATTCTACGATTCAAATGGTGATGGAATAGGTGATTTTAAAGGGGTTTCTCAAAAGATAAACTATCTTAAATCCCTGGGTGTTGACACAGTTTGGTTCCTTCCTTTCAACAAAGCCAAATCATACCATGGTTACGATGTCGAGGACTATTACGACGTGGAACCGGATTACGGTAGTTTCTTGGACCTTGAAAATATGATAAAAGAGCTCAACCAAAACGGCATCAGGGTGGTTATGGACTTAGTCGTTAACCACACTTCCGATACCCATCCGTGGTTCCTCGATGCGGTTGAAAATACAACGAATTCGAAATATTGGAATTATTACATCATGACATTGGAAAATAGAGACGGATGGAACCACTGGCACTGGAAGATAAACTCTAAAGGTCAAAAAGTTTATTACTTTGGGTTGTTTGATTTGTCGATGCCAGATTTGAATTTCGATAACCCTGCGGTAATGGAAGAGATAAAGAGGATAATCGATTTTTGGATAACGGTTGGTGTTGATGGATTCAGACTTGATGCACCAAAGCATTATAAAGGGTGGGATTGGGACGACGGCATTTCAGGTTCAGCAGCAATCGCGAGGGAAATAGAAAGTTACATCAGGAGCAAGTTAGGAAACGATGCGATAGTTGTCGGGGAAGTGTACGATGGAAATCCATCGGTTCTTTCACAATTTGCACCGATGCCGGCGTTCAACTTCACATTCATGTATGGAATAACAGGCAACCATGAGGGGAAAGATAACCTGCTGGGAGAAACAATTTCATGGGTTAATGGAGCGAGTTATTATCTCAACGTAAAACATTTCCCGTTCATAGACAATCACGATTTGAACAGATGGATATCGATACTTATCGACCAAAAGTATAGTGGAAACACACAAGTTGGTACGAAGCAGTATATTTTAACAAATGCGCTCTTGCTTTCCTTAAACGGTATGCCTGTTATTTATTATGGGAATGAAATAGGCTTGAGAGGATGGAAATGGGGACAAGACCCGTGGGATTTGCCGGTGAGAGAGCCGATGCAGTGGTACGCAAGTCAAAGTGGAGCTGGGCAGACATGGTGGACAAAGCCTGTCTACCAGCAAAAAGGAATCACATTTGGAAATGCAAACGTCGATGGTGCGATGTACGATGATCCAAATGATGGGGTTTCAGTAGAAGAGCAGATGAATGGTTACACGATAAATAACTTCTTTAAACAATTCATAACCCTGAGGAAGACATATCCGGCTCTATCGAAAGGTTCGATAACGATAGAACGCGACTGGAAGAACCTGTACGTTATCAAACGAGTCTACGGAAATCAGGAAGTGCTTGTATTGATAAACTTAGACCCAACTTGGCCGAACAATTACACGTTACCAGGTGGATACAGGTGGGTCTGGTATGCGTTCTTTAATGGGAGTTTGTTTGAATTTGGCAATAAAAACGAATCACCACTGAGCCAAGATACCAACTGGACAGTCAATCCAAGGCAAGTGTATGTGTTTGTGAAGGACTAA
- a CDS encoding ABC transporter ATP-binding protein, which yields MRLENKNVLLEIKNLKKYFPAERALFSRAKHFVHAVDDVSFEILEGESLGLVGESGCGKTTTGRMVVRLETPTDGTIKVLGKNIDEYERMEYHAMVQMIFQDPYESLNPRMTIFDIIAEPLNIHNVGTLEDREEKVSQLLQEVGLTPPDSFLWRYPHELSGGQRQRVAIARALVLNPKLIVADEPTSMLDVSVRTAVMELMMELQQIHGMSYLYITHDLAVARYMVNRIAVMYLGKIVELAETEELLHHPMHPYTRALMDAVPVPDPEYKRNEPNIIGNISAPIDPPPICRFYDRCPFRVDRCKTDPHPELKEVAPGHYVACYLVHEGKIK from the coding sequence ATGCGTTTAGAAAATAAAAATGTACTACTTGAAATAAAGAATTTGAAGAAATACTTTCCGGCCGAAAGAGCACTCTTTTCCAGGGCAAAACATTTTGTCCATGCAGTAGATGACGTATCGTTCGAAATTTTGGAAGGCGAGTCGCTGGGACTTGTTGGTGAATCTGGTTGTGGAAAAACAACGACTGGTAGGATGGTTGTAAGATTGGAAACACCAACGGATGGGACGATAAAAGTACTTGGCAAAAACATCGATGAATATGAACGGATGGAATACCATGCGATGGTTCAAATGATATTCCAAGACCCATACGAATCTCTAAACCCAAGGATGACTATATTCGACATAATAGCAGAACCACTAAATATACATAACGTTGGAACACTTGAAGACAGAGAAGAGAAAGTCTCACAACTACTCCAGGAAGTTGGTCTTACACCACCTGACAGCTTTTTGTGGAGATATCCTCATGAACTTTCCGGTGGTCAAAGACAAAGAGTTGCTATCGCAAGGGCACTCGTTTTGAATCCTAAACTCATCGTCGCAGACGAACCAACATCGATGTTGGATGTTTCTGTCAGAACAGCAGTTATGGAGCTAATGATGGAATTACAACAAATTCATGGAATGAGTTACCTATACATAACACACGACCTTGCGGTTGCAAGATACATGGTTAACAGGATAGCGGTTATGTACCTTGGAAAGATTGTCGAACTTGCCGAAACTGAAGAATTATTACATCATCCTATGCACCCATACACACGAGCTTTAATGGACGCTGTTCCTGTGCCAGACCCAGAATACAAAAGGAATGAGCCGAATATCATTGGAAATATAAGTGCACCAATTGACCCACCACCAATATGCAGATTCTATGACAGATGTCCATTTAGAGTTGACAGATGTAAAACGGATCCACACCCAGAATTAAAAGAAGTTGCACCTGGTCACTACGTTGCTTGTTATTTAGTGCATGAAGGTAAAATAAAATAA